A single genomic interval of Lathyrus oleraceus cultivar Zhongwan6 chromosome 7, CAAS_Psat_ZW6_1.0, whole genome shotgun sequence harbors:
- the LOC127104277 gene encoding uncharacterized protein LOC127104277 has protein sequence MTLKNSMNYSQMDLFSTIYNDLKSSSPPSFHKVRNNSKDKQQYDEKGWPVYKCEFCDKVFTTGQALGGHKTCHRSNKQQIHGDKAHKTIKITFFLSSSPSYPNNGDAKLKRHSPAALEPCQQEELPAVDLLSYLPPRLYNTKKRCRRYLIDHGVSNNAPPIPSLDMSRESVANLDLNRSEYKRMKISSNGNETEMMQKPFVPLTSDGIDETVGKEEKNLSEGETAESRVVRNFDLNELPTNDPEEE, from the exons ATGACATTGAAAAATTCTATGAATTACTCCCAAATGGATTTGTTCTCTACCATTTATAACGA TTTGAAATCTTCTTCACCTCCTTCGTTTCATAAAGTCAGAAACAACAGCAAGGATAAACAACAATATGATGAGAAAGGATGGCCTGTTTACAAATGTGAGTTTTGTGACAAAGTATTCACCACTGGCCAAGCACTCGGCGGTCACAAGACTTGTCATCGCTCCAACAAGCAACAGATACATGGTGATAAGGCTCACAAAACTATCAAGATCACTTTCTTTTTATCTTCTTCTCCAAGTTATCCTAATAACGGTGATGCCAAACTGAAAAGGCATTCACCTGCTGCATTGGAGCCTTGTCAACAAGAAGAGTTACCAGCTGTTGACTTGTTGAGTTATTTGCCACCAAGATTGTATAATACCAAGAAAAGGTGCAGGAGATATCTTATTGATCATGGAGTTTCTAATAATGCTCCTCCAATACCGTCGTTGGATATGTCTCGCGAATCAGTTGCGAATCTTGATTTAAATCGTTCTGAGTATAAGAGGATGAAAATTTCAAGCAATGGGAATGAAACTGAGATGATGCAGAAACCATTTGTGCCGCTAACAAGTGATGGTATTGATGAAACAGTGGGGAAGGAGGAGAAGAACCTGAGCGAAGGTGAAACAGCGGAGTCAAGAGTTGTTCGAAACTTTGATTTGAACGAGCTCCCGACTAATGATCCTGAAGAAGAATGA
- the LOC127104278 gene encoding phosphatidylinositol-3-phosphatase myotubularin-1-like, with product MQNSNQHINISKLLATIEKFNKTAVKVQSNTRQLDKTPTQILLQVIGKDMRIIVFGFRPRAKQRRAIYDALLKCTKPTILWDLYAFMARPSSFQNTSSLVRLLDEYFRLIGKVSHHASMDMTESGSFTLSNDLWRISGVNSSYTMCQNYPFALVVPKSISDDEVLQACKFRARCRLPVISWCHPVTGAALARSSQPLVGLMRNMRSNMDEKLVAALCSNLDGKEKAIYH from the exons ATGCAAAATTCAAACCAACACATTAACATTTCAAAGCTGCTAGCAACCATTGAGAAGTTTAACAAGACAGCAGTTAAG GTTCAGTCAAATACTCGTCAATTAGACAAGACACCAACACAGATACTGCTGCAGGTGATTGGGAAAGATATGAGAATTATAGTCTTTGGTTTTAGGCCTCGTGCGAAACAGAGACGTGCAATATATGATGCACTACTGAAGTGTACAAAGCCAACAATATTATGGGATCTTTATGCTTTTATGGCCAGGCCTTCCAGTTTTCAGAACACTTCTTCGTTGGTGCGCTTATTAGATGAATATTTTCGACTTATTGGCAAAGTTTCACATCATGCTTCAATGGACATGACTGAAAGTGGGTCCTTCACCTTGTCAAATGACTTATGGAGAATAAGTGGTGTGAATTCCAGTTATACAATGTGCCAGAATTATCCATTTGCTTTGGTTGTTCCAAAGAGCATTAGTGATGATGAAGTGCTCCAGGCTTGCAAATTCCGTGCAAGATGCCGACTGCCTGTAATTTCTTGGTGTCATCCTGTTACTGGCGCAGCTCTTGCACGTTCTTCCCAGCCTTTAGTTGGTCTCATGAGGAATATGAGGAGCAACATGGATGAAAAACTTGTGGCTGCACTTTGCAGCAACCTTGATGGCAAGGAGAAAGCTATATATCACTGA